One part of the Pandoraea faecigallinarum genome encodes these proteins:
- a CDS encoding Ldh family oxidoreductase translates to MRIPLKDAVDFGKQLLCAQGVPDDIALDVAQHLVESDRVGYASHGLSILPTYRKVLEDDQVNPNGRPSVLTDHGNLLLYEGNRGFGQHVGKFVVERAIARAFDKGVAILTLRNSHHLGRMGQYGEMAAHQGLVFMAFTNVTNRQPMVAPFGGSEPRLTTNPLCFAGPLPNNRPPLVVDMATSAIAINKARVLAAEGKQAPPGSLIDGYGNPSTDPNVLFTEPFGALLPFGGHKGYALGIVTELLAGVLSGGGTIQPEHPRAGVATNNMFAIVLNPQVDFAATWRSHEVEAFIDYLTSCPPQPGFDRVQYPGEYEAENRKKHHDHIDLTTPIWESLLKMATDLGVATPRTL, encoded by the coding sequence ATGCGAATCCCCCTGAAAGACGCCGTCGACTTCGGCAAGCAACTGTTGTGCGCACAAGGCGTGCCGGACGACATCGCGCTCGACGTCGCACAACATCTGGTCGAATCCGACCGCGTCGGCTACGCCAGCCACGGTCTGTCGATTCTGCCGACGTATCGCAAGGTACTGGAGGACGATCAGGTCAATCCGAACGGACGCCCAAGCGTGCTTACCGACCACGGCAATCTGCTGCTGTACGAAGGCAATCGCGGTTTCGGTCAGCACGTTGGCAAGTTCGTGGTCGAACGTGCGATAGCGCGCGCCTTCGACAAAGGCGTGGCGATCCTGACGCTGCGCAACAGCCATCACCTCGGCCGTATGGGACAGTACGGCGAGATGGCGGCGCATCAGGGGCTCGTCTTCATGGCGTTCACGAACGTGACGAACCGGCAACCCATGGTCGCACCATTCGGCGGCAGCGAGCCGCGTCTGACGACGAACCCGTTGTGTTTTGCCGGACCGCTGCCGAACAATCGTCCGCCGCTGGTCGTCGATATGGCGACGAGTGCCATTGCCATCAACAAGGCGCGCGTGCTGGCGGCCGAGGGCAAGCAGGCGCCCCCGGGGTCGCTGATCGACGGCTACGGCAATCCGTCCACCGATCCGAATGTCCTGTTCACCGAGCCTTTCGGCGCCTTGCTGCCGTTCGGCGGGCATAAGGGCTATGCATTGGGTATCGTGACGGAACTGCTCGCAGGAGTACTCTCGGGCGGCGGCACGATCCAGCCGGAGCATCCGCGGGCCGGCGTGGCGACAAACAACATGTTCGCCATCGTGCTCAACCCGCAGGTCGATTTCGCCGCCACGTGGCGCTCGCACGAAGTGGAGGCGTTCATCGACTATCTGACGTCGTGTCCGCCGCAGCCGGGTTTCGACCGTGTGCAGTATCCGGGCGAGTACGAAGCGGAGAATCGCAAAAAGCACCACGACCATATCGATCTGACGACGCCGATCTGGGAGTCGTTGCTGAAGATGGCGACGGACCTCGGGGTGGCGACACCGCGCACGTTGTAG
- a CDS encoding formate dehydrogenase subunit delta, whose product MDSNNLVRMANRIADFFESLPDREEALGEIATHLHKFWDPRMRIQILVLADTPAAGEMHALVRDALARHRARLTPAT is encoded by the coding sequence ATGGACAGTAACAATCTCGTGCGGATGGCGAATCGCATCGCGGATTTCTTCGAATCGTTGCCCGATCGTGAGGAGGCGCTGGGAGAAATCGCCACGCATCTCCACAAGTTCTGGGATCCGCGCATGCGCATCCAGATTCTGGTCCTTGCCGACACGCCGGCCGCCGGCGAGATGCACGCGCTGGTGCGAGATGCGCTCGCGCGCCACCGCGCGCGACTCACGCCCGCGACCTGA
- a CDS encoding phytanoyl-CoA dioxygenase family protein, with protein MALTASQLETFRNDGYLILPRYVAQADCEAILADARTQLAAATPPLEFEADVGYEGAPRSRDAVGGQTVRRLLKAYDRGEALRRWATRRDLIESLAQIFGEDVVLTLAHHNCVMTKHPHFGTATGWHRDIRYWSFPDNSLVSVWLALGPETRANGALRFIPGSHREHLEPHQLDSLDFLRPDEPDNQTLVARGKQVELAQGDVVLFHSGLFHAAGRNEGDATKFSVVFAYRGKSNPPTPGSRSASAGEVDLGH; from the coding sequence ATGGCGCTTACCGCATCGCAACTCGAAACCTTCCGTAACGACGGTTACCTGATTCTCCCGCGCTATGTGGCGCAGGCCGACTGCGAGGCGATTCTGGCAGACGCGCGAACCCAGCTGGCGGCGGCGACGCCGCCTCTGGAGTTTGAAGCCGACGTCGGCTACGAAGGTGCGCCGCGCTCACGCGATGCCGTGGGCGGTCAGACGGTGCGCCGCCTGCTCAAGGCCTACGACCGTGGCGAGGCGCTGCGCCGCTGGGCAACGCGCCGGGACTTGATCGAATCGCTTGCCCAGATTTTCGGCGAGGATGTCGTGCTGACGCTCGCGCACCACAACTGCGTGATGACCAAGCACCCGCACTTCGGCACAGCCACAGGCTGGCATCGGGACATCCGTTATTGGTCGTTCCCCGACAATTCGTTGGTTTCGGTCTGGCTCGCGTTGGGCCCGGAAACACGTGCCAATGGGGCGCTTCGTTTCATCCCCGGATCACACCGCGAACATCTGGAGCCCCATCAGCTCGATTCGTTGGATTTTCTGCGTCCCGACGAACCCGACAATCAGACGCTCGTCGCGCGCGGCAAGCAGGTCGAACTGGCGCAGGGCGATGTGGTGCTGTTTCACAGCGGACTGTTCCATGCGGCCGGTCGCAATGAGGGCGATGCCACGAAGTTCTCAGTGGTCTTTGCTTATCGGGGCAAATCCAACCCGCCTACGCCGGGGTCGCGTTCGGCATCCGCCGGCGAGGTCGACCTCGGCCATTGA
- a CDS encoding F0F1 ATP synthase subunit epsilon has product MALLKVDVVSTERSIFSGEARFVEVPGSAGELGVLPGHTPLLSGVRPGTVRIEAADGTETFLYIAGGFVEIQPDRVTVLADTAMRAESLDQARAERAREAAAALLEQQTGDIDYAKAQAELAEAVAQLQAIRRMRKQKQSR; this is encoded by the coding sequence ATGGCTTTACTCAAGGTGGACGTGGTGAGTACCGAGCGTTCGATATTCTCGGGCGAGGCCCGCTTCGTGGAAGTGCCCGGGTCGGCCGGCGAGTTGGGCGTGTTGCCGGGTCACACGCCGTTGCTGTCCGGCGTGCGTCCGGGCACGGTGCGAATTGAAGCGGCGGACGGCACCGAGACATTCCTGTACATCGCTGGCGGTTTCGTGGAAATCCAGCCCGACCGGGTGACGGTGCTGGCCGATACGGCCATGCGTGCCGAGAGCCTCGATCAGGCGCGCGCCGAGCGCGCGCGCGAAGCGGCCGCGGCCTTGCTGGAGCAGCAGACCGGCGACATCGACTACGCGAAGGCGCAGGCCGAACTGGCCGAAGCGGTGGCGCAGTTGCAGGCGATCCGGCGCATGCGTAAGCAAAAGCAGTCGCGCTGA
- the gor gene encoding glutathione-disulfide reductase, with protein MSQFDVDLFVIGAGSGGVRAARVAAQYGARVKVAEEFRVGGTCVIRGCVPKKLLVYASRFADDFEDAAGFGWQVPSPTFDWKTLIARKDAEIARLEGIYRTNLERAGAELIAARAVVEGPHTVVLPATGERVTARHILIATGGRPADQPHFAGREHAISSNEVFHLDTLPKRITIIGGGYIALEFAGVFAGLGSKVTVVHRGPHLLRGFDEEVRTSLEAAYRERGIEILLERTVERAEKVQDGLRVTLSDGSRHDTDVLLSAAGRVPYTQGLGLAASGVALNDKGAVIVDEFSRTNVPSIFAVGDVTDRVNLTPMAIREGQAFADTVFGQRPTRVDHKLIPTAVFSTPEIGVVGLTESEARAQYAQLKVFKASFRALKATLSGRQEKILMKLLVDCATDKIVGAHMVGEHAGEQVQLLGVALSMGATKADFDRTLAVHPTAAEEWVTMRTPVA; from the coding sequence ATGTCCCAGTTCGATGTGGATCTGTTCGTGATCGGCGCCGGTTCGGGCGGCGTGCGTGCCGCGCGTGTGGCCGCGCAATATGGTGCTCGCGTGAAGGTGGCCGAGGAGTTTCGCGTGGGTGGCACCTGTGTCATTCGCGGTTGCGTGCCGAAGAAGCTGCTCGTCTACGCCAGTCGCTTCGCCGACGACTTCGAAGACGCCGCAGGCTTCGGCTGGCAAGTGCCCTCGCCCACGTTCGACTGGAAAACGCTGATTGCGCGCAAGGACGCCGAAATCGCCCGGCTCGAAGGCATCTACCGAACCAATCTGGAACGCGCCGGCGCGGAACTCATCGCTGCGCGCGCGGTGGTCGAAGGCCCGCACACGGTCGTATTGCCCGCCACCGGCGAGCGCGTCACCGCCCGCCACATCCTGATCGCCACCGGCGGCCGCCCCGCCGATCAGCCTCACTTCGCCGGCCGCGAGCACGCGATTTCGTCGAACGAAGTCTTTCATCTCGACACGCTGCCCAAGCGCATCACGATCATTGGCGGCGGCTACATTGCACTGGAATTTGCCGGGGTCTTTGCCGGGCTTGGGTCGAAGGTCACGGTCGTACACCGCGGGCCGCATTTGCTTCGCGGCTTCGACGAAGAAGTCCGGACATCGCTTGAGGCGGCCTATCGCGAGCGTGGCATCGAGATATTGCTGGAGCGCACCGTCGAGCGTGCCGAGAAAGTTCAGGATGGATTGCGTGTCACGCTCTCGGACGGCAGCCGCCATGACACCGATGTGCTGCTAAGTGCTGCGGGTCGCGTGCCCTACACGCAAGGACTCGGTCTGGCCGCGAGCGGTGTGGCGCTCAACGACAAGGGCGCGGTGATCGTGGACGAGTTTTCGCGCACCAACGTGCCGTCGATCTTCGCCGTGGGCGACGTGACCGATCGCGTTAATCTCACCCCGATGGCGATCCGCGAAGGACAGGCGTTTGCCGATACGGTGTTCGGGCAACGGCCGACGCGCGTAGATCACAAGCTCATCCCGACCGCGGTTTTCAGTACACCCGAAATCGGCGTTGTGGGCCTTACGGAAAGCGAGGCGCGTGCGCAGTATGCGCAGCTCAAAGTGTTCAAGGCATCGTTCCGTGCGCTCAAGGCAACGCTGTCAGGCCGGCAGGAAAAGATTCTGATGAAGCTGCTGGTCGACTGCGCAACCGACAAGATTGTCGGCGCGCATATGGTGGGCGAGCACGCCGGCGAGCAGGTTCAGTTGCTCGGCGTGGCGCTGTCGATGGGCGCAACGAAGGCCGACTTCGATCGCACGCTGGCCGTACATCCGACCGCTGCCGAGGAATGGGTAACGATGCGTACGCCGGTCGCATAA
- a CDS encoding DASS family sodium-coupled anion symporter, with product MSTPDVSVQSPPQKKALPIGLIAGVVVMIAVLLIPMPDDLPVAGHRMLAILAFAVVVWITEAVSYEASAIIVTSLMAFLVGTAPTVQDPSVEYGTSRAISMALAGFSNSALALVAGALFIAAAMTLTGLDRRIALVTLSKIGTSTRRVMIGAVAVTILLSLVVPSATARSACVVPIMMGVIAAFGVDKRSNIAAGVMIIVAQATSIWNVGIQTAAAQNLLTVGFMDKMLGDRITWAEWLMAGAPWAIIMSVVLVVLVLRMMPPEADAIAGGKEAVEAQLREMGPMTSAQKRLLAVSIGLLLFWATEGKLHRFDTTSVTYVGLVVLMLPRFGVMTWKDVQSRIPWGTVIVFGVGISLGTALLTTQAGQWLGNHVVAATGLDSLPTLWIFAILAAFLILIHLGFASATALTSAMLPILIAVLQTLPGDFNRLGMTMLLGFTVSFGFILPINAPQNMVCLGTDTFTAKQFAKVGIVVTIVGYALLLVFAATYWRWLGWL from the coding sequence ATGAGCACGCCTGACGTTTCTGTGCAAAGCCCTCCCCAGAAGAAAGCACTTCCCATCGGACTGATTGCCGGTGTAGTCGTAATGATCGCCGTGCTCCTGATTCCCATGCCCGACGACCTGCCGGTCGCCGGGCACCGCATGCTGGCCATCCTTGCATTCGCGGTGGTCGTCTGGATTACCGAAGCCGTATCGTACGAAGCCAGCGCCATCATCGTGACTTCGTTGATGGCGTTTCTCGTGGGTACCGCGCCGACGGTGCAGGACCCCAGCGTCGAGTACGGCACGTCGCGCGCGATCAGCATGGCACTCGCGGGCTTCTCGAACTCCGCGCTGGCGCTCGTGGCCGGCGCGTTGTTCATTGCCGCGGCCATGACGCTCACCGGGCTCGACCGGCGCATCGCACTCGTCACGCTCTCGAAGATCGGCACGAGCACGCGCCGCGTGATGATCGGTGCGGTCGCCGTCACCATCCTGCTCTCGCTCGTCGTGCCCAGCGCCACCGCGCGCAGTGCCTGTGTCGTACCGATCATGATGGGCGTGATCGCTGCGTTCGGCGTCGACAAGCGCTCGAACATCGCCGCCGGCGTCATGATCATCGTGGCGCAGGCGACCAGTATCTGGAACGTCGGTATTCAGACCGCTGCCGCACAAAACCTGCTGACTGTGGGGTTCATGGACAAGATGCTCGGCGACCGCATTACATGGGCCGAGTGGCTGATGGCGGGTGCGCCGTGGGCCATCATCATGTCGGTCGTACTCGTGGTCCTCGTGCTCCGGATGATGCCGCCCGAGGCGGACGCCATCGCCGGCGGCAAGGAAGCCGTGGAAGCGCAATTGCGCGAGATGGGCCCGATGACGAGCGCACAGAAGCGCCTGCTCGCCGTGTCGATCGGTCTGCTGCTGTTCTGGGCGACGGAAGGCAAGCTGCATCGCTTCGATACGACCTCGGTGACGTACGTCGGCCTTGTCGTGCTGATGTTGCCGCGCTTCGGCGTGATGACCTGGAAAGACGTTCAGTCGCGCATTCCCTGGGGCACGGTGATCGTGTTCGGGGTGGGTATCAGTCTTGGCACCGCATTGCTGACGACGCAGGCGGGGCAGTGGCTCGGCAATCACGTCGTTGCCGCGACCGGTCTCGACTCGTTGCCGACGTTGTGGATCTTCGCGATTCTGGCGGCGTTCCTGATCCTGATTCACCTCGGTTTCGCCAGCGCCACTGCGCTGACGTCCGCCATGCTGCCGATCCTGATCGCGGTGCTGCAAACGCTGCCGGGCGACTTCAACCGGCTTGGCATGACGATGTTGCTGGGCTTCACGGTGAGCTTCGGGTTCATTCTGCCGATCAACGCACCGCAAAACATGGTGTGTCTGGGCACCGATACGTTCACGGCGAAACAGTTCGCGAAGGTCGGGATCGTCGTGACCATCGTCGGTTACGCCCTGCTGCTGGTCTTCGCCGCGACGTACTGGCGCTGGCTGGGCTGGCTGTAA
- a CDS encoding RHS repeat-associated core domain-containing protein, whose translation MTTIADDATVRRCAHTPTVTALDARALICRTVRYNRASGDDDIARYVSRQTWTVRGHHESSTDPRGSDAHQDTPASTPNFRYHRSLSGQPLAVHSADAGARFAIYDAARNIVWQQDGRGQQIRHTYDAQGRPLTVTEQRDDAPPRTTETLIYADATGTPDDNLRGQLIAHWSPAGLTSTPRYSMTQLPLDTDQRFLRDDVPESHWAPGEEDTWPRDLDAQTWTTTWSLDALGNETGHTNASGHSQRLHFDVAGQLCAGELQMAGSTAWLPVLRAVEYAPSGLPLREDVANGVTTLYEYEPQTDRLSHVLTTRPAAPGRRVALQTLAYVYDPVGNRVAIENTAPAGGRARQRRVDPENRYTLDALYRLIEATGTEDASLGQQGMSAYAPGPSWPSRDDLTPYTRTYDYDRAGNLVSMHHKGSVPFTTEMVVAPASNRAVVQTGDIAPDEVDAFFDACGNLRELDPGRPLTWNCRNQLRRVAQVSRAATTTAAADDDDETYWYDADGARATKLTRSLTSRTTRLVRVRYLPGLELRQTEQIPDGATQATPVETLDVIRFEAGGRAGVTVLHWQLGKPEGIAQDAWRFSLSDHIDSTILELDGNADIITFESYFPFGGTAYVSARTEIESAYKYRRYSGKERDATGLYAYGQRYYAPWLSRWINPDPAGPLDGWNLFSMVGNNPVNRRDVDGLMTEDRAARILQRGFRRLTQSSARSLRRPATRAASTTGDEPGAKRARLASEQAPDAGDGIRRFGPYRKGLTHELDTVVLAESRPLTSLEPPLDPPLRQSDMDAIRDRNLLSGGLDLQAIHVRSGNVEQHVAFYVDDDRKTARTLDNKIFVELMTRYDPFRIRSDHETISSWKSRRKGDRFVPIQNILDQDNAGAMARNPEKEGPIRAGILAGNYIPPISVIRMVGGKKFRLRDGRNRMVVARELNLTHVPVDVYERPRD comes from the coding sequence ATGACGACCATCGCCGACGATGCCACCGTGCGGCGCTGCGCCCACACGCCGACCGTGACGGCGCTCGACGCCCGCGCTCTGATATGCCGCACCGTTCGATACAACCGTGCGTCAGGAGACGACGACATTGCCCGCTACGTGTCGCGGCAAACCTGGACCGTGCGCGGCCATCACGAAAGCAGTACGGACCCGCGCGGCAGCGACGCCCATCAGGACACGCCGGCCAGCACGCCGAACTTTCGTTATCACCGTTCATTAAGCGGACAACCTCTGGCCGTGCATAGCGCGGACGCCGGCGCACGTTTCGCCATCTACGACGCCGCGCGCAACATCGTCTGGCAGCAAGACGGTCGTGGGCAGCAGATCCGTCATACGTACGACGCGCAGGGCCGGCCGCTTACCGTTACGGAACAACGCGACGACGCGCCGCCACGCACCACCGAAACACTGATTTACGCAGACGCGACCGGAACGCCCGATGACAACCTGCGCGGCCAATTGATCGCGCACTGGTCGCCCGCGGGTCTGACGTCGACACCGCGCTACAGCATGACGCAGTTGCCGCTCGACACCGACCAACGATTCCTGCGCGACGACGTGCCCGAGAGTCACTGGGCGCCCGGCGAAGAAGACACATGGCCGCGCGATCTCGATGCACAGACCTGGACGACGACGTGGTCGCTCGATGCGCTGGGCAACGAGACGGGACACACGAATGCCTCGGGGCACAGTCAGCGTTTGCATTTCGACGTTGCCGGCCAATTGTGCGCCGGCGAATTGCAGATGGCGGGCAGCACCGCATGGCTGCCTGTCCTTCGCGCCGTCGAATACGCGCCTTCCGGACTACCGCTGCGTGAGGACGTGGCCAATGGCGTCACGACCCTGTATGAGTACGAACCGCAGACGGACCGTCTGAGCCACGTGCTCACCACGCGCCCGGCCGCGCCGGGACGGCGCGTCGCGCTCCAGACACTCGCCTACGTCTACGATCCCGTGGGCAACCGCGTCGCCATTGAAAACACCGCACCGGCGGGCGGCCGCGCGCGGCAGCGACGCGTCGATCCGGAAAACCGTTACACGCTCGACGCGCTGTACCGCCTGATCGAAGCCACGGGTACCGAGGACGCCAGTCTCGGCCAACAGGGCATGTCCGCCTACGCGCCCGGCCCGTCGTGGCCGTCGCGCGATGACCTGACGCCCTATACGCGCACTTACGACTACGATCGTGCCGGCAATCTGGTCTCGATGCACCATAAAGGGAGCGTGCCCTTCACCACCGAAATGGTCGTCGCGCCCGCGTCGAACCGCGCCGTCGTGCAGACCGGCGATATCGCGCCCGACGAGGTCGACGCGTTTTTCGACGCATGCGGCAATCTGCGTGAGCTCGATCCCGGGCGGCCACTGACGTGGAACTGCCGGAATCAGTTGCGACGTGTGGCTCAGGTGTCCCGGGCGGCCACGACCACCGCCGCCGCCGACGACGACGACGAAACGTACTGGTACGACGCCGACGGTGCACGTGCGACGAAACTCACCCGGTCCTTGACGAGCAGGACTACGCGACTTGTGCGCGTGCGTTATTTGCCCGGGCTGGAGCTGCGCCAAACGGAACAGATTCCCGACGGCGCGACACAGGCAACGCCGGTGGAGACGCTCGACGTCATCAGGTTCGAGGCGGGTGGCCGGGCTGGTGTGACAGTCCTGCACTGGCAACTCGGCAAACCCGAGGGCATCGCGCAGGACGCATGGCGTTTCAGCCTGAGCGACCATATCGATTCGACGATTCTGGAACTGGATGGCAATGCCGACATCATCACGTTCGAATCGTATTTCCCGTTCGGCGGTACGGCCTACGTCAGTGCACGAACCGAAATCGAATCGGCGTACAAATACCGTCGTTATTCGGGCAAGGAGCGCGACGCCACGGGCCTCTACGCCTATGGCCAGCGCTATTACGCGCCGTGGCTCTCACGCTGGATCAACCCCGATCCCGCCGGGCCGCTCGATGGATGGAATCTCTTCAGCATGGTCGGCAACAATCCCGTCAATCGGCGCGACGTCGATGGGCTGATGACCGAGGACCGGGCCGCGCGAATTCTGCAACGCGGCTTTCGACGGCTCACGCAGTCTTCGGCGCGCTCGCTGCGTCGCCCCGCGACGCGTGCGGCGTCCACCACGGGCGACGAGCCCGGGGCAAAGCGCGCGCGGCTTGCATCGGAACAGGCGCCGGACGCCGGTGACGGAATTCGCCGGTTCGGTCCGTACAGGAAAGGACTGACGCACGAGCTCGACACGGTCGTTCTGGCGGAATCGCGCCCACTGACCAGTCTGGAACCGCCGCTGGATCCGCCATTGCGCCAAAGCGATATGGACGCCATCCGCGACAGAAACCTGCTCTCGGGCGGTCTCGACTTGCAGGCCATACACGTACGTTCGGGCAACGTGGAGCAGCACGTGGCCTTCTATGTCGACGACGACCGCAAAACCGCGCGTACCCTGGATAACAAGATTTTCGTGGAACTGATGACCCGGTACGATCCGTTCCGGATCCGCTCGGACCACGAGACGATCAGCAGTTGGAAATCGCGCAGAAAAGGCGACCGGTTCGTGCCGATCCAGAACATTCTGGACCAGGACAACGCGGGCGCGATGGCGCGCAATCCCGAGAAAGAAGGCCCGATCAGAGCCGGCATCCTGGCGGGTAACTACATCCCGCCGATTTCGGTGATACGGATGGTTGGAGGCAAGAAATTTCGGCTGCGCGACGGCAGAAACCGGATGGTCGTCGCCCGGGAACTGAATCTCACGCACGTGCCTGTCGACGTGTACGAGAGGCCACGTGACTAG
- a CDS encoding sodium-dependent transporter has protein sequence MSRLPITPAASSALPAATATPGNASRATWGSRLGFVLAAAGSAVGLGAVWKFPYVVGEHGGGAFLAVYLGCVLTLGVALLLAEMTIGRLTGQSITTALRTLGGRGWAWVGRIATFNAFAILSFYVVVGGWTVAYVLRALTGSVLANDTARLVGEFSAFTANPAASLASMGAFLGLTALIVAAGVQKGIERAGKWLMPALFFLMLLVIARALTLPGAMAGVAWFLTPDLSVISGDTLLEALGLAFFSLSLGAGMIVVYGSYLPKDARLAGSAVWVATLATLACFLAGLMILPAVFAFGVTPNAGPGLTFITMPAIFAQMPFGHAIAVAFFLLLLFAALTSAVSLFEPVTAFLIDEYRWRRAPAVIAVFAATFFFGAPAALSFGIWSDVRIFDRTIFDLMDYVTVNLLMPVGGLCVAFFVGARIWPTARAVLEGSRAQWFVPLWRLLLLVLTPIAIFGVWYQSL, from the coding sequence GTGTCCCGTTTACCCATCACCCCCGCTGCATCCTCCGCGTTGCCCGCCGCCACGGCCACGCCCGGCAATGCGAGTCGAGCCACCTGGGGCTCGCGGCTGGGGTTCGTTCTCGCTGCCGCCGGCTCTGCGGTCGGTCTGGGGGCGGTATGGAAATTCCCCTACGTGGTCGGCGAACACGGCGGCGGTGCCTTCCTCGCCGTGTATCTGGGCTGCGTGCTGACGCTGGGCGTCGCCTTGTTGCTGGCGGAAATGACGATCGGTCGCCTTACTGGCCAGTCCATTACGACAGCGTTGCGCACGTTGGGCGGGCGCGGCTGGGCGTGGGTCGGCCGTATTGCCACGTTCAATGCTTTTGCGATCCTGTCGTTTTATGTGGTCGTCGGCGGCTGGACGGTCGCCTACGTGTTACGTGCCCTTACAGGGTCTGTGCTGGCCAACGACACGGCCCGTCTGGTTGGCGAGTTTTCCGCGTTCACCGCGAATCCGGCGGCGTCGCTCGCAAGCATGGGCGCGTTTCTCGGACTGACGGCGCTCATCGTGGCCGCCGGCGTGCAAAAGGGCATCGAACGCGCGGGCAAGTGGCTCATGCCGGCGCTGTTCTTCCTGATGCTGCTCGTCATCGCACGGGCGCTCACGTTGCCGGGCGCGATGGCCGGCGTTGCGTGGTTCCTCACGCCTGACCTTTCGGTCATTTCAGGCGACACCCTGCTCGAAGCGCTGGGGCTGGCGTTCTTCTCGTTGTCGCTGGGCGCCGGCATGATCGTGGTCTACGGCTCCTATCTGCCCAAGGATGCACGACTGGCCGGCTCCGCCGTCTGGGTGGCGACGCTCGCTACGCTGGCGTGCTTTCTCGCCGGCCTGATGATTCTTCCCGCGGTCTTCGCCTTCGGGGTCACCCCCAACGCGGGGCCCGGCCTGACCTTCATCACGATGCCCGCGATCTTTGCGCAGATGCCGTTCGGCCATGCCATCGCCGTCGCGTTCTTCCTGTTGCTGCTGTTTGCAGCGCTCACGTCGGCTGTCTCCCTGTTCGAGCCGGTCACGGCGTTTCTGATCGACGAATATCGGTGGCGCCGCGCGCCGGCCGTCATCGCCGTGTTTGCCGCCACCTTCTTTTTCGGCGCGCCTGCGGCGTTGTCCTTCGGCATCTGGTCGGATGTGCGAATTTTCGATCGGACGATTTTCGATCTGATGGACTACGTGACCGTCAATCTGTTAATGCCGGTCGGCGGTTTATGCGTGGCTTTCTTTGTCGGTGCGCGCATCTGGCCGACGGCGCGCGCCGTGCTGGAAGGTTCGCGTGCGCAATGGTTCGTGCCGCTCTGGCGTTTGTTGCTGCTGGTGCTCACGCCGATCGCCATCTTCGGTGTCTGGTATCAGAGTCTCTGA